The Hevea brasiliensis isolate MT/VB/25A 57/8 chromosome 1, ASM3005281v1, whole genome shotgun sequence DNA segment agaagAATGttaagtcataggattaaagctggatggttgaagttgAGACATGCCacaagagttttatgtgatcgcaaaattcccaataagttgaaaggaaaattttaccgtacagccatacgactggccatgttatatggtagagaGTGTTGGACACTAAAGGAATCGTATATATGTAAAATGATAATTgcgaagatgagaatgttaaggtgaatgaaTGGCCAAACTAGAcgagataaagtccgtaatgattaTGGGagaattagagaaaaggtaggagttgtgccaattgaggataagttgagagaagagagattgaggtggtttggtcatgtgaagcattgacacacggaggctccagttagacaagtagagcacattaggttagaggatagaaagaaaagaaggaataaacctaaattgacttggagaagagtaatacaacatgacctagaagcattacacatttcggaggatttaacccaaaatcatttaaagtgaagaaagagaatctatgtagccgaccccaaatttttgggataaaagcttaattgagttgaattgagttgtagTGAACTGTTATGCTAAGACAGATAAGAACCAATCATAATGCATAGGGCTATTAAAAATTTCCCCATCTATGGCCAAGAAATCCTGCAACCTTCTCTCCAATAGATTAAAAGTAAGAATAGTACTAATTGTCCCCTAAAATCAATCTACTTGTTTTGGTAATCCAATTGCTAACATTATCCAATTAGGTTTCCATTGCCCATCTTAGCGATAATCTGCACTTGTTGGAAATGGATTCAAACCATAAAATAGAAGAAAAGCTGAATATAATTCAGAAAGCCAACCAAATTAACTCAAATCTAAGTATAACCAGACTTACGAGTCTAAATTCCAGAAATAAGCAAAAGTATTGACAAGAAGACAGGCATGCATGCTATACATTACTTTTCTTGTTAATCAGATATAAGAGCAAGAAAATACTTAATAAGAAAGTGTTACAATTGCATTAAGTCAGCTTTTGATCCATAGCCTTCAACACAGCCAGATCTTGATGGATAAGACTTGGATCTTTACATGAACTAAAAATTGTGAGCCATCAGCTTATAAGATTTAGACTAAGGAACAGGAAAAGTGGGGAGGGAAAAAGCTATCACAAAAGCACGGGCAAAACAAGAATTTTTTGTTTTAATATAAAATGGAAAAATTCACATGCACAATaagaaaaatgcaaattttaatagaaatataattacATAAAAGGAAGTAAGTGATCTAGGAAGAACTTACTTGCTATGAAATCATCTATATAATCACAATCAATTTTTCCATGGGCCATTGCACCAACCTGGAATTATAAGGTGAGAGATCAGGCTACAAGTCTCAATGAGAAAGCAAGTGGTATAAAAGCATTTGTTAGTTTTGAACATACCACAAAAACAATATCCACATCATCACTGACTGCAGCTACATACTTGTTCATTTTAACCAGTTTTTCTGaactatatgagaaccctgatgcAAAAACCAGAAAATCTATCATTGCTAGCAAGTAGTAATTGTCCATTAAAGGGAACAGCTGAAAAACTTGAAGCTTACCTATTTTACGAGAGTTGACAGGCAGGTACTGGGTCACAGGATTCTTGATTACACGCAAAAGCTTCTCACGCTTACCAACAGCAGTTATACTCAGTTTCTGAAGCAGCTGCACTGCAAGATTTAATAAGGTAGTAAACAGTAAGAGCACCTCAAAGCAAACAAAAGATCATGACAATCAGCATTATATTTAAGTGACTGGATCAGATTAGCTTAACTTACACATAATTCCAGCAAATCGTTTATATGTCCTTGGTATACGCACATGTGGTTTAACTTCAAAAAGAACACCCTTATCTGTTTTCACATACACAGCTCGCAACCTCCCAGCCTTATTTACTGGACTATCTAATATTGATAGGAGAGCCTGGCATCATCATCAACAATCATAACATAAGaaacaaaattaatttgaaatgagGTTTTAACATGGCAAAAAAAATTTCCATGTCATCCCTATTCCAAAATGATTTCTTCCTTTCAGAAATAACATATCATTAACTTTAGCCTCCACCTGGTTTGTTTGCGCTTTCTAAAATGCACTTTTTACTGATTTTGATTTTGCTTAAAAACAAATGTAAGAATAAGAAAGTATAACACttcataagagagagagagagagagagaattattgatttatatttcaataaattgTTTGCTTTTATTGCATGTTTAACAAATTTCGCTTTTTGATTTTTGCTCA contains these protein-coding regions:
- the LOC131179552 gene encoding uncharacterized protein LOC131179552 isoform X3 produces the protein MLRPCGIKGQKRKKREERYDKEEDEVEAEEQSIEKAKRAMVEEKEMAMETSGKEEEELEGQTHEMAGIPIVPSDLKTKKPGLIFVLERASLEVAKVGKSYQILNSDDHANFLRKNNKNPADYRPDIVYQALLSILDSPVNKAGRLRAVYVKTDKGVLFEVKPHVRIPRTYKRFAGIMLQLLQKLSITAVGKREKLLRVIKNPVTQYLPVNSRKIGFSYSSEKLVKMNKYVAAVSDDVDIVFVVGAMAHGKIDCDYIDDFIANPSLIHQDLAVLKAMDQKLT
- the LOC131179552 gene encoding ribosomal RNA small subunit methyltransferase NEP1-like isoform X5 codes for the protein MLRPCGIKGQKRKKREERYDKEEDEVEAEEQSIEKAKRAMVEEKEMAMETSGKEEEELEGQTHEMAGIPIVPSDLKTKKPGLIFVLERASLEVAKVGKALLSILDSPVNKAGRLRAVYVKTDKGVLFEVKPHVRIPRTYKRFAGIMLQLLQKLSITAVGKREKLLRVIKNPVTQYLPVNSRKIGFSYSSEKLVKMNKYVAAVSDDVDIVFVVGAMAHGKIDCDYIDDFIAISGYPLSAAWCISRICEAVADKWDVL
- the LOC131179552 gene encoding uncharacterized protein LOC131179552 isoform X4 encodes the protein MLRPCGIKGQKRKKREERYDKEEDEVEAEEQSIEKAKRAMVEEKEMAMETSGKEEEELEGQTHEMAGIPIVPSDLKTKKPGLIFVLERASLEVAKVGKSYQILNSDDHANFLRKNNKNPADYRPDIVYQALLSILDSPVNKAGRLRAVYVKTDKGVLFEVKPHVRIPRTYKRFAGIMLQLLQKLSITAVGKREKLLRVIKNPVTQYLPVNSRKIGFSYSSEKLVKMNKYVAAVSDDVDIVFVVGAMAHGKIDCDYIDDFIAIHVKIQVLSIKIWLC